A single window of Selenomonas sputigena DNA harbors:
- a CDS encoding glycoside-pentoside-hexuronide (GPH):cation symporter produces MSDKKSKFWPRIAYSCGTFGHDVFYAMLATYFMIFVTSNLFHSENHEHDAYMIGIVTTIILVLRVGELFLDPFIGNTIDKTKTRWGKFKPWVIVGAFVAAISLAILFTDMGGLTVSNPMLYLVLFALLYLIMDVFYSAKDVAIWSMIPALSFDSHEREVTATYARIGSVFGGQLVTAIVMPVVLYFSLNENGGAGDSSGWFAFAVVGGGIATLGAIILGLGTKEEDSALRENKTETSFKDVFSVLIKNDQLLWIAIAYLVFVLGQNVINNFNLYYFIYVLGDAKQFSFLGVINVIIGLLAVALFPTLTEKFSRRKLFFASVAVMLLGIVLYAMAGTNVIMTLFAAGLFSLPQPLIFLVVLMTITDAVEYGQLKLGHRDEALVLCVRPLVDKLAGAIASGMIGLTAIWVGMTSGATAETISPENLFHFKLVMFAAPFALILLGTILYRAKVTLTEAEHARIVEELEEKWDEMNK; encoded by the coding sequence ATGTCGGACAAAAAGAGCAAATTCTGGCCGCGTATTGCGTATTCCTGCGGCACTTTCGGACATGATGTGTTCTATGCTATGCTCGCGACGTATTTCATGATCTTTGTCACGAGCAATCTGTTTCACTCCGAAAACCACGAACACGATGCTTATATGATCGGCATTGTGACGACAATCATCCTCGTCTTGCGCGTGGGCGAGCTCTTCCTCGATCCGTTCATCGGCAATACGATTGACAAGACGAAGACGCGCTGGGGCAAGTTCAAGCCGTGGGTGATTGTGGGCGCGTTTGTTGCTGCAATTTCCCTTGCGATCCTCTTTACGGATATGGGCGGGCTGACGGTGTCGAATCCAATGCTCTACCTCGTCCTCTTCGCGCTGCTCTATCTCATCATGGATGTGTTCTACTCGGCAAAAGATGTTGCGATCTGGTCGATGATTCCCGCTCTCTCGTTTGACTCGCATGAGCGTGAGGTGACAGCGACTTATGCGCGTATCGGCTCGGTGTTCGGCGGTCAGTTGGTGACGGCGATCGTCATGCCCGTCGTCCTCTATTTCTCGCTGAACGAGAATGGCGGCGCCGGTGACTCGAGCGGTTGGTTTGCGTTTGCCGTCGTCGGCGGCGGCATCGCGACTCTCGGGGCGATCATCCTCGGCCTTGGCACGAAGGAAGAGGATTCCGCATTGCGCGAGAACAAGACGGAGACTTCATTCAAAGATGTGTTCTCCGTGCTCATCAAGAATGATCAGCTCCTCTGGATTGCGATTGCGTACCTTGTCTTCGTTCTCGGTCAGAATGTCATCAACAATTTCAACCTCTACTATTTCATCTATGTGCTTGGCGATGCAAAGCAGTTTTCGTTCCTCGGCGTGATCAATGTCATCATCGGTCTGCTCGCCGTGGCACTCTTCCCGACGCTGACGGAGAAGTTCAGCCGCCGCAAGCTCTTCTTCGCTTCGGTTGCCGTCATGCTCCTCGGCATCGTGCTCTACGCGATGGCGGGCACGAACGTCATTATGACGCTCTTTGCCGCAGGTCTGTTCTCCCTGCCGCAGCCGCTGATCTTCCTCGTCGTGCTCATGACGATTACGGACGCGGTCGAGTACGGGCAGCTGAAGCTCGGACATCGCGACGAGGCGCTTGTCCTCTGCGTGCGTCCGCTGGTGGACAAGCTCGCAGGTGCTATTGCGAGCGGCATGATCGGCCTTACCGCAATCTGGGTCGGCATGACAAGCGGTGCGACAGCGGAGACGATTTCTCCGGAGAATCTCTTTCACTTCAAGCTCGTGATGTTCGCTGCGCCGTTTGCCCTCATTCTGCTCGGCACGATTCTCTACCGCGCGAAAGTGACGCTCACGGAGGCGGAGCACGCGCGCATCGTGGAAGAACTCGAAGAGAAATGGGATGAAATGAACAAGTGA
- a CDS encoding AAA family ATPase yields MEEKKFILTISRQYGCGGRELAGLLAEKLGVHLYDRQIVHLAAAKLGINDLNEKELLEFENTVKPLSSRFIPFHSFGMAMGESSQGMFMAESNVVRKLAADGPCIFLGRCADYALRKRDDVFSVFVCADDDYREERGRTVYEGKTLKELNRENEKRARYYDYYTGRKWGDGTHYDLVVNTSKEPLGKIADGIIAYIRTVKG; encoded by the coding sequence ATGGAGGAGAAGAAATTCATTCTCACCATCAGCCGCCAATATGGCTGCGGCGGACGGGAGCTTGCCGGGCTGCTCGCGGAGAAGTTGGGCGTCCATCTCTACGATCGTCAGATCGTGCATCTTGCCGCGGCGAAGCTTGGCATCAACGATCTGAATGAGAAGGAGCTGCTTGAGTTTGAGAATACAGTGAAGCCACTGTCCTCGCGCTTCATCCCGTTTCACTCATTCGGCATGGCGATGGGAGAGTCGAGCCAGGGGATGTTTATGGCGGAGTCGAACGTTGTGCGCAAGCTCGCCGCCGACGGTCCCTGCATCTTCCTTGGACGTTGCGCGGACTATGCGCTCCGAAAGCGCGACGATGTATTTTCCGTCTTCGTTTGTGCGGACGACGACTACCGCGAGGAGCGCGGGCGCACGGTCTACGAGGGCAAGACGCTCAAGGAGCTGAATCGCGAGAACGAGAAACGCGCGCGCTACTATGACTACTATACGGGGCGCAAGTGGGGCGACGGAACGCACTATGATCTCGTTGTGAATACGAGTAAAGAACCGCTCGGAAAGATTGCGGACGGCATCATCGCCTACATCCGCACGGTCAAAGGCTGA
- a CDS encoding polysaccharide deacetylase family protein → MRDGKIKKRSGKKGALCALAFLFAALCSTAAAAAPAAERADAAAAFEASRLAALAGTEASARQEEAGRALELPDEAEEAQGLRGQTMQESTAESAEESAYAALRRKNRGHIAEKQRFICSTKPAVIFTFGGLSKEAPLLEILEEMKAQGMRGTFFVTERELSRNRRNIELIRAYGQELGIGLRPEEGAGFDDYCAQIERIREGLRAYGQETNVVRQMSGADEPAIGEAVSAMGCILVGQGFNAVQSKHKDAQSPEEVMPDLFGRWTTSFNRGEIIYMRTDYYTHSSLAVELLRTLKREKVDNIAYTTHALPEERERERAASGYACTSVLDVLGDTSALYTYPVDPATLPEEIRPYIRKEKLKGGAFSQEFYKRYVGAPEVGETDRMLGFSRMEMRRADRTGIVKTAPARTVFFTFDDWGSDDSINHLLAVLNKHRVHGTFFIITKNIHNNPNLVRAIVANGNEVGSHTDTHTPMCVQDKGGRNKAIMDEETYELDVRSSYEKLALTMGDMRLPSGRYALTRILRPPTLAVSRTGVASILHNGFDYVVNGSGSTEDYNAVSMESLVGILHRLTHEDDGSVKRGAILVMHMSATAMRTAPALDMLLTANDLLPDDHPGKFKVALLGDYLTADYDQRMKQIPLAKEKTISPF, encoded by the coding sequence ATGCGCGATGGGAAGATAAAGAAAAGAAGCGGGAAGAAGGGTGCGCTCTGCGCCTTGGCCTTCCTGTTCGCCGCCCTTTGCAGCACCGCGGCAGCCGCCGCGCCTGCGGCTGAAAGAGCCGATGCCGCTGCCGCCTTCGAAGCGTCAAGACTCGCGGCGCTCGCGGGCACGGAAGCTTCTGCGCGGCAGGAAGAGGCGGGGAGAGCTTTGGAACTGCCGGACGAGGCGGAAGAAGCGCAAGGCTTGCGCGGACAGACGATGCAGGAGAGCACCGCGGAGAGCGCTGAGGAGAGCGCCTATGCCGCGCTGCGCAGGAAGAATCGCGGGCATATCGCCGAGAAACAGCGCTTTATCTGCAGCACGAAGCCCGCCGTCATCTTCACGTTCGGCGGCTTGTCGAAGGAAGCGCCGCTTCTTGAAATATTGGAGGAAATGAAGGCTCAGGGAATGCGCGGCACTTTCTTCGTCACGGAGCGCGAGCTTTCGAGGAATCGGAGGAATATCGAGCTGATTCGCGCATACGGACAGGAACTCGGCATCGGGCTTCGCCCTGAGGAGGGCGCGGGCTTCGACGACTATTGTGCGCAGATCGAGCGCATCCGCGAAGGGCTTCGAGCCTACGGTCAGGAAACGAATGTCGTGCGCCAGATGTCGGGCGCGGATGAGCCGGCCATCGGCGAGGCCGTTTCGGCGATGGGCTGCATCCTCGTCGGGCAGGGATTCAACGCCGTGCAGTCGAAGCACAAGGACGCACAGTCGCCCGAAGAAGTCATGCCCGATCTCTTTGGACGCTGGACGACGTCGTTCAATCGCGGCGAGATCATCTACATGCGCACGGACTACTACACGCACTCCTCGCTCGCCGTCGAGCTTCTGCGCACCTTGAAGCGGGAGAAGGTCGACAACATCGCCTATACGACGCACGCCCTGCCTGAGGAGCGAGAGCGGGAGCGGGCAGCCTCGGGCTACGCCTGCACATCCGTCCTCGATGTTCTCGGCGATACATCGGCTCTTTATACATATCCCGTCGATCCGGCGACATTGCCCGAGGAAATCCGCCCGTATATCCGCAAGGAGAAGCTCAAGGGCGGCGCGTTTTCGCAGGAGTTCTACAAGCGCTACGTCGGTGCGCCCGAAGTCGGCGAGACGGATCGCATGCTCGGCTTTTCGCGCATGGAGATGCGCCGCGCAGACAGGACGGGGATCGTCAAGACGGCACCCGCGCGAACCGTGTTCTTCACCTTTGACGACTGGGGAAGCGACGATTCCATCAACCATCTGCTCGCCGTCTTGAACAAGCATCGCGTGCATGGCACGTTCTTCATCATCACGAAGAACATCCACAATAATCCGAATCTCGTGCGTGCCATCGTGGCGAACGGCAACGAGGTCGGCAGTCATACGGATACGCACACGCCCATGTGCGTGCAGGACAAGGGCGGCAGGAACAAGGCCATCATGGACGAGGAGACGTACGAACTCGACGTGCGCTCCTCCTACGAAAAGCTCGCGCTGACCATGGGAGACATGCGCCTGCCGTCGGGAAGATACGCCCTGACGCGCATCCTGCGCCCGCCGACGCTCGCCGTGAGCCGCACGGGCGTCGCGAGCATTCTGCATAACGGCTTCGATTACGTCGTCAACGGCAGCGGCAGCACGGAGGACTACAATGCCGTCTCGATGGAATCCCTCGTCGGCATTCTGCACAGACTGACGCACGAAGACGACGGCTCGGTGAAGCGCGGCGCGATCCTCGTCATGCACATGAGCGCGACCGCCATGCGCACCGCGCCCGCGCTCGACATGCTGCTGACGGCGAACGACCTCCTGCCCGACGACCACCCGGGAAAGTTCAAGGTCGCCCTCTTGGGCGACTACCTGACAGCAGACTACGACCAGAGGATGAAGCAGATTCCGCTGGCGAAGGAGAAGACGATCAGCCCGTTTTAA
- a CDS encoding glycosyl hydrolase family 18 protein, which translates to MRWWMLGLFLAAGLSLGGCAQAEPLQSAPHAPVEFSSWHVRWDAAAGDADYRAMRGKLSKVALFAACYDEKDELYVPQEVQALVNAYSIRKVERYLSFTNDIMGKKHVEKDRELLRRLLATDEGIEKEALRMAETAEKFGMEGVELDYENFRKDEEIMTRYRAFLQKLAEATKERGLKLRVVLEPAMAFEGLPAEAEYVVMFYNLHGKHSGPGPKADRDFIEKTLKKMEALPGRKAAAFATGGCLWQDYGFFGLKKGEARFLTEKEAAALAKKHGRTPERDAESAALHFTFSADGHDGEVWYADAETLNAWITLAAENGVEAVSLWRLGGSETLADVRCE; encoded by the coding sequence ATGCGTTGGTGGATGTTGGGACTGTTTCTTGCCGCAGGGCTTTCCCTCGGGGGATGCGCACAGGCGGAGCCGCTGCAGAGTGCGCCGCACGCGCCCGTGGAGTTTTCCTCCTGGCACGTTCGCTGGGATGCGGCGGCCGGCGACGCCGATTATCGCGCGATGCGCGGCAAGCTCTCGAAGGTCGCCCTTTTCGCCGCTTGCTACGACGAGAAGGACGAGCTTTATGTGCCGCAGGAGGTGCAGGCGCTCGTAAACGCCTACAGCATTCGCAAGGTCGAGCGGTACTTGAGCTTCACGAATGACATCATGGGGAAAAAGCATGTGGAAAAGGACAGGGAACTTCTGCGCCGCCTCCTCGCGACGGACGAGGGAATCGAGAAAGAGGCGCTTCGGATGGCGGAGACGGCAGAGAAGTTCGGCATGGAGGGCGTGGAACTCGACTACGAGAACTTCCGCAAGGACGAAGAAATCATGACGCGCTACCGCGCCTTCCTTCAGAAGCTCGCCGAGGCCACGAAAGAGCGCGGCCTGAAGCTTCGCGTCGTGCTCGAACCTGCGATGGCTTTTGAGGGGCTTCCCGCAGAAGCCGAGTACGTCGTGATGTTCTACAACCTCCACGGCAAGCACAGCGGCCCGGGTCCGAAGGCGGATCGCGACTTCATCGAAAAGACGCTGAAGAAGATGGAAGCCCTGCCCGGAAGGAAAGCGGCGGCCTTTGCAACGGGCGGCTGCCTGTGGCAGGATTACGGCTTCTTCGGACTCAAGAAGGGCGAGGCGCGTTTCCTTACGGAGAAGGAGGCGGCCGCCTTGGCGAAGAAGCACGGCAGGACACCCGAGCGCGACGCCGAGAGCGCGGCGCTTCACTTCACATTCTCGGCGGACGGGCACGATGGGGAAGTCTGGTATGCGGATGCAGAGACGCTGAACGCATGGATCACGCTCGCGGCGGAAAACGGCGTCGAGGCGGTGAGCCTCTGGCGGCTCGGCGGCAGCGAAACCCTCGCCGATGTACGATGCGAGTAG
- a CDS encoding glycosyltransferase, whose translation MANEGYASADGAGKDMDAAERGARVNRATGAAQEDEVLYTVKEDRRLLSHVPDATGHRSNRSRRGASAAMESDDYVLYEQDAKNGQRYLVDYPVKIEGAAGTLAARAVDISTTGILVRLEKDACGADLSGEVKLTFEIEPGTMPEGYEMKVKKLPATVVRSFGQEEKLYGIEFKKSLAQYATARRQGYMFTLAIFFLAVITLIIVLMRAESVIYFKFNRWLYLYSIIAATFLLTRYLFAMFYRPVPIDPDYTPGVTIIIPCFDEEEWIQRTIHSCINQDYPVDKLEVIVVDDCSNDRSAERVQEMIAELKAADTNDSAYRVFERIRFLQQPQNLGKRDAMARGAKEAKHELLVFVDSDSFLDPFAIRNIVQPFKDEEMGGVSGRTDVANTYTNALTKMQAVRYSIAFRVMKAAEGYFDAATCLSGPLSCYRKDLVLKYMDAWLNQRFLGQKATFGDDRSMTNFILRHNRTTYQDSAVCMTIVPRSYSVFLRQQMRWKRSWLRESLIASRFMWKKEPFMSLGFYMGVLVPIAAPVVVIYNLLYVPIMHRVFPVSFVVGMLMMALLMSMAQLLIRRSTTWIYAMWFCIYYEAVLLWQMPVAWVTFWKTTWGTRMTLADIAALNKKKNKEKDGRVILDKAAERAA comes from the coding sequence ATGGCAAACGAGGGATATGCGTCCGCAGACGGCGCTGGAAAAGATATGGATGCTGCCGAACGCGGCGCAAGGGTGAATCGGGCGACAGGCGCGGCTCAAGAAGACGAGGTTCTCTACACGGTGAAGGAGGACCGCCGTCTGCTCTCGCATGTGCCGGACGCGACGGGACATCGCAGCAACCGCAGCCGGCGCGGCGCGTCCGCCGCCATGGAGTCCGACGACTACGTTCTCTATGAGCAGGATGCGAAGAACGGGCAGCGCTATCTCGTCGACTATCCCGTGAAGATCGAGGGGGCGGCGGGGACGCTTGCGGCGCGCGCCGTGGACATCTCGACGACAGGCATCCTCGTGCGGTTGGAAAAGGATGCGTGCGGGGCGGATCTTTCGGGCGAGGTAAAGCTGACCTTCGAGATCGAGCCGGGCACTATGCCCGAGGGCTACGAGATGAAGGTGAAGAAGCTGCCGGCGACGGTCGTGCGCAGCTTCGGGCAGGAGGAGAAGCTCTACGGCATCGAGTTCAAGAAGTCGCTCGCTCAGTACGCCACCGCACGCAGGCAGGGCTACATGTTCACGCTGGCGATCTTCTTCCTCGCCGTCATCACGCTCATCATCGTGCTCATGCGAGCTGAATCCGTCATCTATTTCAAGTTCAACCGCTGGCTTTATCTCTACAGCATCATTGCCGCGACGTTCCTTCTGACGCGCTACCTGTTTGCGATGTTCTACCGCCCCGTGCCCATCGATCCCGACTATACGCCCGGCGTGACGATCATCATTCCGTGCTTCGATGAGGAGGAATGGATTCAGCGCACGATCCACAGCTGCATCAACCAGGACTATCCCGTGGACAAGCTCGAAGTCATCGTCGTCGACGACTGTTCCAACGACCGATCCGCCGAGCGCGTGCAGGAGATGATCGCCGAGCTGAAGGCGGCGGATACGAATGACAGCGCCTACCGCGTCTTTGAGCGCATCCGCTTCCTGCAGCAGCCGCAGAATCTGGGCAAGCGCGACGCCATGGCGCGCGGCGCGAAGGAGGCGAAGCACGAGCTGCTCGTCTTCGTGGATTCGGACAGCTTCCTCGATCCCTTCGCCATCCGCAACATCGTGCAGCCCTTCAAGGACGAGGAGATGGGCGGCGTATCGGGGCGCACGGACGTTGCGAACACATACACGAACGCCCTGACGAAGATGCAGGCGGTGCGCTACTCCATCGCCTTCCGCGTCATGAAGGCGGCGGAGGGGTACTTCGATGCGGCGACCTGCCTCTCGGGGCCTCTGTCTTGCTACCGCAAGGATCTCGTTTTGAAATACATGGACGCGTGGCTCAATCAGCGCTTTCTTGGACAGAAGGCGACGTTTGGCGACGACCGCAGCATGACGAATTTCATCCTGCGCCACAATCGCACGACGTATCAGGATTCCGCCGTCTGCATGACGATCGTGCCGCGCTCCTATTCCGTGTTTTTGCGCCAGCAGATGCGCTGGAAGCGCTCTTGGCTGCGCGAGTCTCTGATCGCGAGCCGCTTCATGTGGAAGAAGGAGCCTTTCATGTCGCTCGGCTTCTACATGGGCGTTCTCGTGCCCATCGCCGCGCCCGTCGTCGTCATCTACAACCTCCTCTACGTACCGATCATGCATCGGGTCTTCCCCGTGAGCTTCGTCGTTGGCATGCTGATGATGGCGCTCCTCATGAGCATGGCGCAGCTTCTCATCCGGCGCAGTACGACGTGGATCTATGCCATGTGGTTCTGCATCTACTATGAAGCTGTGCTCCTGTGGCAGATGCCTGTCGCCTGGGTCACATTCTGGAAGACGACGTGGGGTACGCGCATGACGCTCGCCGACATCGCTGCGCTGAATAAGAAAAAGAACAAGGAGAAGGATGGCCGCGTCATACTCGACAAGGCGGCGGAGAGGGCAGCATGA
- a CDS encoding polysaccharide deacetylase family protein: MSLKKMGLLAIAGILIVAGALVVFRDHVIGTKNAQAEITDLGSLYEATEEIAAAKEQLQEGVEPAEIVTRDEKPHVAIVIDGLPERTTTARLLDVLKKHGASAVFFVEGQNAANQPETIKLIREAGQEIGNYTFVGVAAAQELPQERLLAEICRTQRVVEVLAVAPPKLFRSPRTVYDEELLRALRAAGVECAVKESAHYAPGWLKDEAGAAAYAATVPAGSIIAIDIAVPVEAPAQDVAVEDARPAVDKQPTVEDKSAGERKAAPVDAADELDWLLTALESTGKTPGNIHDFRKIRYVPAAPSAAVQGK, translated from the coding sequence ATGAGCCTGAAAAAGATGGGGCTTCTCGCCATAGCGGGCATATTGATCGTCGCGGGCGCTCTCGTCGTCTTCCGTGATCATGTGATTGGCACGAAGAACGCGCAGGCGGAAATCACCGATCTTGGCAGTCTTTATGAGGCGACTGAGGAGATTGCAGCGGCCAAGGAGCAGCTGCAGGAAGGCGTAGAGCCAGCGGAAATCGTGACGAGGGATGAGAAGCCTCATGTCGCCATCGTCATCGACGGATTGCCCGAGCGCACGACGACGGCGCGTTTGCTCGACGTCCTGAAGAAGCATGGCGCGAGCGCCGTGTTCTTCGTCGAAGGGCAGAACGCGGCGAACCAGCCGGAGACGATCAAGCTCATTCGCGAGGCGGGACAGGAGATCGGCAACTACACCTTCGTGGGGGTCGCGGCGGCACAAGAATTGCCGCAGGAGCGCCTGCTCGCCGAGATCTGCCGCACGCAGAGGGTCGTCGAGGTTCTTGCCGTCGCGCCGCCGAAACTTTTTCGCTCGCCGCGCACCGTCTATGACGAGGAGCTTCTGCGCGCCTTGCGCGCCGCAGGCGTCGAGTGCGCCGTGAAGGAGAGCGCGCATTACGCGCCGGGCTGGCTCAAGGACGAGGCGGGCGCGGCCGCCTATGCGGCGACGGTGCCTGCGGGCAGCATCATCGCGATTGACATCGCCGTGCCCGTCGAAGCCCCCGCGCAGGATGTGGCCGTCGAGGATGCGCGGCCGGCCGTGGACAAGCAGCCGACCGTGGAGGACAAGTCCGCCGGGGAACGCAAGGCTGCGCCTGTCGACGCTGCCGACGAACTGGACTGGCTGCTGACGGCGCTGGAGAGCACGGGAAAGACGCCGGGCAATATTCATGATTTTCGTAAAATTCGATACGTTCCCGCCGCGCCATCGGCGGCAGTGCAAGGCAAGTAG
- a CDS encoding nucleotide sugar dehydrogenase produces the protein MLELLHDGRAKIAVVGLGYVGLPLAVAFSRHFSVIGYDSDEEKIADCRAGKDPMGELAAEEGAAERIDFTADAARLRMASFIVVAVPTPIKGDKTPNLKPLKKATRVIGRHLQPGSIVVYESTVYPGVTEDICCTILERESGMRRGEFKIGYSPERINPGDKVHRLENIVKIVSGMDEETLETIAGVYGTVVETLHRAPSIRVAEAAKVAENAQRDINIAFMNELALVFHRMDIDTSAVADAMDTKWNALGFRPGLVGGHCIGVDPYYFIYQAQNLGYYSPLISTGRRINDDMSGFVAHAVVRELVRAKIDLAKARVHLFGMAFKENCPDMRNSRAADVYRILQEYDLTLAAVDPEVDAAAFRVEYGFSLKSLHDVQDADALVFLVTHEAFARLSWEELRVMCRADGPHLLVDVKGMYSREEAEREGFRYWRL, from the coding sequence ATGTTGGAGCTTTTGCACGATGGCAGGGCGAAGATCGCCGTCGTGGGACTGGGCTATGTCGGGCTGCCGCTCGCCGTGGCGTTTTCGAGGCATTTCAGCGTCATCGGCTATGACAGCGACGAGGAGAAGATCGCGGACTGCCGCGCGGGCAAAGATCCGATGGGCGAGCTTGCCGCGGAAGAAGGCGCGGCGGAGCGCATCGACTTTACGGCGGATGCGGCGCGTCTGCGCATGGCGTCGTTCATCGTCGTCGCTGTGCCGACGCCGATCAAGGGCGACAAGACGCCCAATCTCAAGCCGCTGAAGAAGGCGACGCGCGTCATTGGCAGGCATCTGCAGCCGGGCAGCATCGTCGTCTACGAGTCTACCGTGTACCCGGGCGTGACGGAGGACATCTGCTGCACCATACTGGAAAGGGAATCGGGCATGCGGCGCGGCGAGTTCAAGATCGGCTATTCGCCTGAGCGCATCAATCCCGGCGACAAGGTGCATCGCTTGGAGAACATCGTCAAGATCGTTTCGGGCATGGACGAAGAGACGCTTGAAACGATCGCCGGAGTTTACGGCACGGTCGTCGAGACGCTGCATCGTGCGCCGTCGATTCGCGTGGCGGAGGCGGCGAAGGTCGCGGAGAACGCGCAGCGCGACATCAACATCGCCTTTATGAACGAGCTAGCTCTCGTCTTTCACCGCATGGACATCGACACTTCGGCTGTGGCGGATGCGATGGATACGAAGTGGAATGCGCTGGGCTTCCGTCCGGGACTCGTCGGCGGTCACTGCATCGGCGTCGATCCGTACTACTTCATCTATCAGGCGCAGAATCTCGGCTATTATTCGCCGCTCATCTCGACGGGGCGGCGCATCAATGACGACATGAGCGGCTTCGTCGCCCATGCCGTCGTGCGCGAGCTTGTGCGTGCAAAGATTGATCTCGCCAAGGCGCGCGTCCATCTTTTCGGCATGGCGTTCAAGGAGAACTGCCCCGACATGCGCAATTCGCGCGCCGCCGACGTATATCGCATCTTGCAGGAGTACGATCTGACGCTCGCCGCCGTCGATCCCGAGGTCGATGCGGCAGCTTTCCGCGTGGAATACGGCTTCAGCCTGAAATCGCTGCACGATGTGCAGGACGCGGACGCTCTCGTATTTCTCGTGACGCATGAAGCCTTCGCCCGTCTGTCGTGGGAGGAACTGCGTGTGATGTGCCGCGCGGATGGGCCGCATCTGCTCGTCGACGTGAAGGGGATGTACTCGCGCGAAGAAGCGGAGCGCGAGGGCTTCCGCTATTGGCGTCTTTGA
- a CDS encoding translation initiation factor IF-2 encodes MMEMEKKSLFWGHACRASVFCAAIFGILPVAASAAEAVPDWVYEAVGRLESQGYVNLAGKMPQECSREELVRIVAQGLHEVDRIQQGTLADEYGRLSSLAVRDEVHVKLYREQERLAKRALADAEAAAKQAEERLVRESLRGTNRLEVMQPLQEKASRARLRLQFAARDYALATMRREKRELALAKVSERRQEVFLRMTPREGAVQADAAAGAPASPVAVAVPAAPDSFPAGEGGAYSYGEPLVEPGVMDEAMRLRAAFAEDLALMGYADEENAEQQLYSSVLLPEKPEPRLKVDAEVRADASRSGGIERGDSRARLRLRVFPDYDIDGNWHAAGMIEYEKYLNGGTDDGKLRLDRYYLTGRSGIFDTTVGVFSADFAEGNIYDSKFRGLRLSMGNPVRYTLHYGKIERAHEVAALSASYDTPFYGVDAGMYRFDKINGAARNIYMGNFRAPLGDFDFGAMLLHGTDHRAGNGTGYVLTLAKKGDGWRPGSMSYWLKYYRQPSATYVSHTMNGMADYMSYDATGDGPRRGGFRGWGAGLSYTLQKDLMFGLEYYDLFDLDTARRSRTVWASLTGYFKNYED; translated from the coding sequence ATGATGGAAATGGAAAAAAAGTCTTTGTTTTGGGGACATGCCTGCCGCGCAAGCGTTTTCTGTGCCGCGATCTTCGGCATTCTGCCGGTAGCGGCTTCTGCCGCCGAGGCTGTGCCCGACTGGGTCTATGAAGCGGTGGGACGCCTTGAGTCGCAAGGCTATGTCAATCTTGCGGGCAAGATGCCGCAGGAGTGTTCGCGCGAGGAGCTTGTCCGCATTGTGGCGCAGGGGCTGCACGAGGTTGACCGCATACAGCAGGGAACGCTCGCGGACGAATATGGGCGTCTTTCGAGTCTCGCCGTGCGCGATGAGGTGCATGTCAAGCTCTACCGAGAGCAGGAACGCCTGGCGAAGAGGGCGCTTGCCGATGCCGAGGCGGCGGCGAAACAGGCGGAGGAGCGCCTCGTGCGCGAGTCTTTGCGCGGCACGAACCGCTTGGAGGTCATGCAGCCGCTGCAGGAAAAGGCGTCGAGGGCGCGTCTTCGTCTGCAGTTCGCGGCGCGCGACTACGCGCTCGCCACGATGCGGCGCGAGAAGCGCGAGCTTGCTTTGGCGAAGGTTTCGGAGCGCAGGCAGGAAGTCTTCTTGCGCATGACGCCAAGAGAAGGCGCGGTGCAGGCAGACGCTGCGGCAGGTGCGCCTGCCTCGCCCGTGGCCGTTGCCGTCCCGGCTGCACCGGACTCCTTCCCCGCAGGCGAGGGCGGTGCGTATTCTTACGGCGAGCCGCTTGTCGAGCCGGGCGTCATGGATGAGGCGATGCGTCTTCGGGCGGCTTTCGCTGAAGATCTCGCGCTCATGGGCTATGCGGACGAGGAGAATGCCGAGCAGCAGCTCTATTCGTCGGTGCTCCTGCCCGAGAAGCCTGAGCCGAGACTCAAGGTCGACGCCGAGGTGCGTGCCGATGCTTCGCGCTCGGGCGGCATTGAGCGCGGCGACAGCCGTGCGCGGCTGCGCCTTCGGGTCTTCCCCGATTACGACATCGACGGCAACTGGCATGCGGCGGGCATGATCGAGTACGAAAAGTACTTGAACGGCGGCACGGACGACGGCAAGCTCCGTCTTGACCGCTATTATCTGACCGGCAGGAGCGGCATCTTTGATACGACCGTCGGCGTCTTCAGCGCGGATTTTGCCGAGGGAAATATCTACGACAGCAAGTTCCGCGGTCTGCGGCTCTCGATGGGAAACCCCGTCCGCTATACGCTGCATTACGGCAAGATCGAGCGGGCGCACGAGGTGGCGGCACTTTCGGCAAGCTACGATACGCCTTTCTACGGCGTTGACGCCGGCATGTACCGCTTCGACAAGATCAACGGTGCGGCGCGCAACATCTACATGGGAAATTTCCGCGCACCTCTGGGAGATTTCGATTTCGGCGCGATGCTTCTCCATGGCACGGATCACAGGGCGGGAAACGGCACGGGCTATGTGCTGACGCTCGCGAAGAAAGGCGACGGCTGGCGTCCCGGTTCGATGTCCTACTGGCTCAAGTACTATCGTCAGCCGAGCGCCACCTACGTCAGCCACACGATGAACGGCATGGCAGATTACATGAGCTACGATGCGACGGGTGACGGCCCGAGACGCGGCGGCTTCCGCGGCTGGGGCGCGGGCCTCTCCTACACGCTGCAGAAGGATCTCATGTTCGGGCTTGAGTATTACGATCTCTTCGACCTCGATACTGCGAGGCGCAGCCGTACCGTTTGGGCGTCGCTTACGGGATATTTCAAAAATTATGAGGATTGA